The DNA region GTCTACGGCGGCTGTCTAGAGCACCCAGAGGTGGTGTGCGTAAAGTCGAGGGAGGAGCTCCTCAGCCACGTCGGCAGGAGCTTTCTAGTAGTCGTAGGGGACGAGGCCTTGGCGAGAGAGCTGGGGGCGGCTTTCTTCACAGAGGAGGAGTGGAGAGAGTTCGTAAAGTTTTTCCAAGAGGCTGTGGAGAGAAGCCGTGCCTAAAAAGGCGGAGGCCCCCGAGGACTGCCTCCAGTACAGGGGGCCGAGGAGGGAGGACGTGGTCAAGCTCTGCGCGGAGCTAGGCGGGCTGAGGCACCTCGCAGTGAAGAACGTCGTCGAGCTGGCGCAGATGCTGGAGCTGGAAGACGACCTGGAGAAGGCGGAGGAGGTGCTGGCCGCGGTTAGGAGAGCCGCCGGCGTCGGGGCGAGGGTTGTGCCGGTGTCGGAGGCCGTTAAGTCCTACGCCGCGGCCGAGGTGCTGAAGACGCATGTGAGCGAGTTTGATGAAAAAGTGCCGTGGGGTGGCCTGCGTTTCGGCTACATCTACGGACTGGCCGGGGAGTACGGGGCGGGGAAGTCCATGTTCGCCATTCAAGCCTCAGTACTGGCGGCCGTCGCTGGCAAGCGCGTGGTGTACATAGACACCGAGGGTGCTTTGAACCTCTCCCTCTTCGAGAGAGTGGCTAAGAGGTTCGGCTCCGACTTGACTAGCCTGTCGGAGAGGCTACACATCACCCAGGTTATCGATCCGGTGGATTTGAAGGAGGTTCTGCTGTCGCTTAGGGGCGTGGACGTTGTCGTTGTGGATTCCATGGTGTCTCACGCCCTGCGCGCCCAGTTTAGGGGGCGTGAGAGGCTTGCCGCCCGTCAGCAACTGCTGGCCTACTTCCTTGACATACTCCGCAGGATGGCCGCCGTCTACGGCACTCTGTCCATACTGACTGACCAGGTTATCGACGTGCCGGACTTTTTCAGTAGTAAGAGG from Pyrobaculum sp. 3827-6 includes:
- a CDS encoding ATPase domain-containing protein — encoded protein: MPKKAEAPEDCLQYRGPRREDVVKLCAELGGLRHLAVKNVVELAQMLELEDDLEKAEEVLAAVRRAAGVGARVVPVSEAVKSYAAAEVLKTHVSEFDEKVPWGGLRFGYIYGLAGEYGAGKSMFAIQASVLAAVAGKRVVYIDTEGALNLSLFERVAKRFGSDLTSLSERLHITQVIDPVDLKEVLLSLRGVDVVVVDSMVSHALRAQFRGRERLAARQQLLAYFLDILRRMAAVYGTLSILTDQVIDVPDFFSSKRPAGGNVLLHGVHALFLMRRPNKQKAEGVMIPLDVPGMAPTVEIRYEIRDDGLY